A stretch of the Capsicum annuum cultivar UCD-10X-F1 chromosome 10, UCD10Xv1.1, whole genome shotgun sequence genome encodes the following:
- the LOC107844430 gene encoding uncharacterized protein LOC107844430 — MSLLNELQILGMVIDKESQQDPHAALMSDKPSCSNSKLKGKNKKKNKLHKVPGANGGVAKPKGKCYYCKQPGHCKKQYPDYIAKMQKQGTSFSYVVETFLAVVSS, encoded by the exons ATGAGTCTGTTGAATGAGCTGCAAATTCTTGGTATGGTTATTGATAAGGAATCTCAG CAAGATCCTCATGCAGCGTTGATGTCTGACAAACCTTCATGTTCTAATTCTAAGCTGAAaggcaaaaacaaaaagaaaaataagcttCATAAGGTTCCAGGAGCTAATGGTGGTGTGGCTAAGCCTAAGGGCAAGTGCTATTATTGCAAGCAACCTGGTCATTGTAAGAAACAGTACCCTGACTATATAGCTAAGATGCAAAAACAAGGTACATCTTTTTCATATGTCGTTGAAACATTTTTAGCAGTTGTTTCCTCCTAA